In the Epinephelus lanceolatus isolate andai-2023 chromosome 6, ASM4190304v1, whole genome shotgun sequence genome, one interval contains:
- the pigx gene encoding phosphatidylinositol-glycan biosynthesis class X protein, translating to MYFVLYSLLTFLSTCHCLVEKDEKKENHCGLLKQWLESSLVSVEIIKKGFHREVVTTVELSPDVSRGVRVLLVHTWPRGVYVDPYQLASLSERSNWQILLDSAIDLELPAHKTAGFVTYVYPTLDGPNPRLLKVTIPIHGRYHEPSFVGETFTSVDIEPPELLLRTEKCTQLNNLGPHTVMDAPCTHDNSSTCQWVKLQPQQERGPVGLQFPVGEGSLVTPVCGGTLLVTMLCCAALSRYIWKHRII from the exons atgtattttgtACTTTATTCTTTGTTGACTTTTTTATCGACATGCCACTGTTTGGTCGAGAAGG ATGAGAAGAAGGAGAACCACTGTGGTCTTCTAAAGCAGTGGCTTGAATCCTCACTAGTTTCAGTGGAGATCATCAAGAAGGGTTTTCACAG GGAGGTGGTAACAACTGTTGAGCTCAGCCCTGATGTGTCCAGAGGGGTCAGGGTTTTGCTGGTTCATACATGGCCCAGAGGTGTCTATGTTGATCCATACCAGCTGGCATCCCTGAGCGAGCGAAGTAATTGGCAG ATATTACTAGATTCAGCCATCGACCTCGAGCTGCCTGCTCACAAGACTGCAGGGTTTGTCACCTATGTGTATCCCACCCTTGATGGACCAAATCCCAGACTGCTTAAAGTCACAATTCCAATACACGGTCGCTACCATGAGCCTTCTTTTGTTGGCGAAACATTTACATCTGTGGACATAGaacctccagagctgctgctgcggaCTGAAAAAT GTACACAGCTCAACAACCTCGGGCCTCATACTGTCATGGATGCCCCCTGCACCCATGACAATTCAAGCACATGTCAGTGGGTTAAACTCCAGCCTCAGCAG GAGCGAGGCCCCGTGGGTTTACAGTTTCCTGTTGGTGAAGGGTCTTTGGTGACGCCTGTGTGCGGTGGAACTCTTCTTGTCACAATGCTCTGCTGTGCGGCACTGTCCAGATACATATGGAAACATCGCATCATTTAA
- the cep19 gene encoding centrosomal protein of 19 kDa, with amino-acid sequence MSFEAKRCGVQFSPPSIVLIYQHKETKNVRKRIIPVRNFSKYSDYSMAAERLKNHPRHRDYLEGVSQSQLEKLHIILRDHMQGYSLEHSLASLRLDPDEDLNKLDDDELARKKGQMDELFEKNRRRKDDPDFVYDVEKDFTKTAQEKCSWDEESDDGF; translated from the exons ATGAGTTTCGAGGCAAAGCGATGTGGAGTTCAGTTCAGTCCCCCCTCTATAGTTTTAATTTACCAACACAAGGAAACTAAAAATGTGCGAAAAAGAATAATACCTGTACGGAACTTCTCAAAGTATTCTG ACTACAGCATGGCTGCAGAGAGGCTGAAGAACCACCCCCGGCACAGGGACTACCTGGAGGGTGTGTCACAGAGCCAGCTGGAGAAGCTTCACATCATCCTGCGAGATCACATGCAAGGCTACTCCTTGGAGCACAGCCTGGCCTCGCTCCGCCTGGACCCTGACGAAGACCTGAACAAACTGGACGATGACGAGCTGGCTCGCAAGAAGGGCCAAATGGACGAACTGTTCGAGAAGAATCGGAGGCGCAAAGACGATCCTGACTTTGTTTACGACGTGGAGAAGGATTTCACCAAGACCGCCCAGGAAAAGTGCAGCTGGGATGAGGAGTCTGATGATGGATTTTGA
- the ing5a gene encoding inhibitor of growth protein 5a — MATAIYLEHYLDSIENLPCELQRNFTLMRDLDNRTEEKKSEIDKLAEEYIAKVKNLASEQRVEHLQKIQNAYSKCKEFSDDKVQLAMQTYEMVDKHIRRLDADLARFENELKEKLEVSGYESTDGRALKKGESRGLREKRTSRGRGRKGSDEDSPKKKKLKNSPDLSDALLPMQPSDVLDMPVDPNEPTYCLCHQVSYGEMIGCDNPDCPIEWFHFACVDLASKPKGKWFCPRCTQDKKKK; from the exons ATGGCGACGGCAATATACTTGGAACATTACCTTGACA GTATTGAAAACCTACCATGTGAGCTGCAGAGAAATTTCACTTTGATGCGGGACCTGGACAACAGGACTGAAG AAAAGAAAAGTGAGATTGACAAACTGGCTGAAGAGTACATAGCGAAGGTGAAGAACCTGGCCTCAGAGCAGAGAGTGGAACACCTGCAGAAGATCCAGAATGCCTACAGCAAGTGCAAAGAGTTCAGTGATGATAAAGTCCAGCTTGCAATGCAGACATATGAAATG gtGGACAAACATATCCGCCGACTGGATGCAGATCTGGCGCGGTTTGAGAATGAGCTAAAGGAGAAACTGGAAGTGAGCGGATACGAAAGTACAGATGGAAGAGCACTGAAAA AGGGTGAATCCCGTGGACTGAGAGAGAAGCGAACAtccagaggaagaggaaggaaaggTTCTGATGAAGATTCtcccaaaaagaaaaagctaaaaaacag CCCAGACCTGAGTGACGCCCTCCTGCCCATGCAACCATCAGACGTTTTGGACATGCCAGTCGATCCCAATGAGCCCACGTACTGCCTGTGCCACCAGGTGTCATATGGAGAGATGATTGGATGCGATAACCCAGAT TGTCCTATTGAGTGGTTCCACTTTGCTTGTGTTGATCTCGCCTCAAAACCCAAAGGAAAATG GTTTTGTCCGAGGTGCACccaagacaagaagaagaaatga
- the plekhb2 gene encoding pleckstrin homology domain-containing family B member 2 isoform X1 — translation MAMVKSGWLHRQSTILRRWKRNWFDLWADGRLVFYNDQQRRDMEDDIHMRVDCINIRNSAACQDLNPPDGKMRDALLQIVCRDGRVISLCADSADDALAWTMALQDARINAMVTAPQIGFAQDVMASAPPPYSEYAPPPQQVYAPGPYGEYVAPPPHATQIVYSADGQPYAVAYPYQYQGAYPAPGVNHVVIRERQREDGGDVALGMLAGAATGLALGSLFSVF, via the exons ATGGCTATGGTGAAGAGTGGCTGGCTTCATCGACAGA GTACCATACTGCGTCGGTGGAAGAGGAACTGGTTTGACTTGTGGGCTGACGGACGACTCGTGTTCTACAATGATCAACAGCGGCGTGACATGGAGGATGACATCCACATGAGGGTCGACTGCATTAACATCCGCAACTCTGCTGCCTGTCAAG ATCTGAACCCACCGGACGGGAAGATGCGCGATGCCTTGCTCCAGATAGTGTGCAGAGACGGACGGGTCATCAGCCTGTGTGCAGACAGTGCAGATGATGCTCT GGCGTGGACCATGGCACTTCAGGATGCTAGAATTAATGCG atggtcACTGCACCTCAGATCGGCTTTGCACAGGACGTGATGGCATCTGCTCCCCCACCCTACTCAGAATATGCTCCCCCACCTCAG CAGGTTTACGCCCCAGGCCCGTACGGAGAGTATGTTGCACCTCCACCACATGCCACACAGATTGTATACTCTGCTGACGGGCAGCCCTACGCTGTAGCGTATCCTTACCAGTACCAAG GTGCGTACCCCGCTCCTGGAGTGAACCACGTTGTGATCCGAGAACGCCAGCGTGAAGACGGAGGAGACGTGGCTTTGGGCATGCTCGCCGGAGCAGCGACTGGTTTGGCCCTCGGCTCTCTCTTCTCAGTCTTCTAG
- the plekhb2 gene encoding pleckstrin homology domain-containing family B member 2 isoform X2: MAMVKSGWLHRQSTILRRWKRNWFDLWADGRLVFYNDQQRRDMEDDIHMRVDCINIRNSAACQDLNPPDGKMRDALLQIVCRDGRVISLCADSADDALAWTMALQDARINAMVTAPQIGFAQDVMASAPPPYSEYAPPPQVYAPGPYGEYVAPPPHATQIVYSADGQPYAVAYPYQYQGAYPAPGVNHVVIRERQREDGGDVALGMLAGAATGLALGSLFSVF, encoded by the exons ATGGCTATGGTGAAGAGTGGCTGGCTTCATCGACAGA GTACCATACTGCGTCGGTGGAAGAGGAACTGGTTTGACTTGTGGGCTGACGGACGACTCGTGTTCTACAATGATCAACAGCGGCGTGACATGGAGGATGACATCCACATGAGGGTCGACTGCATTAACATCCGCAACTCTGCTGCCTGTCAAG ATCTGAACCCACCGGACGGGAAGATGCGCGATGCCTTGCTCCAGATAGTGTGCAGAGACGGACGGGTCATCAGCCTGTGTGCAGACAGTGCAGATGATGCTCT GGCGTGGACCATGGCACTTCAGGATGCTAGAATTAATGCG atggtcACTGCACCTCAGATCGGCTTTGCACAGGACGTGATGGCATCTGCTCCCCCACCCTACTCAGAATATGCTCCCCCACCTCAG GTTTACGCCCCAGGCCCGTACGGAGAGTATGTTGCACCTCCACCACATGCCACACAGATTGTATACTCTGCTGACGGGCAGCCCTACGCTGTAGCGTATCCTTACCAGTACCAAG GTGCGTACCCCGCTCCTGGAGTGAACCACGTTGTGATCCGAGAACGCCAGCGTGAAGACGGAGGAGACGTGGCTTTGGGCATGCTCGCCGGAGCAGCGACTGGTTTGGCCCTCGGCTCTCTCTTCTCAGTCTTCTAG